A single window of Leptospira wolffii serovar Khorat str. Khorat-H2 DNA harbors:
- a CDS encoding LIC10235 family protein, whose protein sequence is MKPKKVTNDDLEKIIAGVKTQAVEAIGNYLYKGFRIQVSKYNLSGAERVQLLYQRRRKEGLCIVCGTKVGKKNPSTGRLYRLCEFHRKKIDKKK, encoded by the coding sequence ATGAAACCAAAGAAAGTCACTAACGATGATTTGGAAAAAATCATCGCCGGGGTAAAGACTCAAGCTGTTGAAGCGATAGGTAATTACCTCTACAAAGGATTTCGCATACAGGTAAGTAAATATAACCTGTCCGGAGCGGAAAGGGTTCAGCTCCTTTATCAAAGGAGAAGGAAAGAAGGTCTTTGTATCGTCTGCGGCACCAAAGTCGGTAAGAAAAACCCCTCAACCGGAAGATTATATCGCCTCTGCGAATTCCACAGAAAGAAAATAGATAAAAAAAAGTAA
- a CDS encoding Crp/Fnr family transcriptional regulator, with amino-acid sequence MSNGFFQIVNYPKGSYVIVEGKKEAHNFFIIRQGKVRVARENQVVGEDPNQLLGPGDFFGVVAAMSQHAQIESAIALTDVSLIQVSYDQFGTLIQKNTPVAMKIIRYFSMKLRQFDSTITRLSFRSAVEEDPNQLFSIGEYYFNQKNTLHAAYAFQKYLQYLPNGQFATQAKLKLQTVNQPVAPPPIDYTKFNRAYGDNEMIFCEHEPGRELYIIQHGRVKITKIVDSNEVLLAVLQSGDIFGEMALLDNKPRSASAIAWGEVQLLAINKANFEGMVKAQPQLATRLITLLSERIWTAYKQLANLLITDPQGRIADTLLTLAEKNRVKVVPKANYNFEIGTKDLIKMVGLTYPKDENLVLDLISKNKFIKLDQGKLSCTDLVELEKLVQAFRKKSQIDAKLKKRA; translated from the coding sequence ATGTCCAACGGCTTCTTTCAAATTGTGAACTACCCGAAAGGGTCCTACGTCATCGTCGAAGGCAAGAAAGAAGCCCATAATTTCTTCATCATCAGGCAGGGGAAAGTAAGGGTCGCCCGAGAGAACCAGGTGGTCGGAGAGGATCCGAATCAATTATTGGGTCCGGGAGACTTCTTCGGAGTGGTCGCGGCTATGAGCCAGCACGCTCAGATCGAGTCGGCCATAGCTCTTACGGACGTGTCCCTTATACAGGTCAGCTACGACCAGTTCGGAACTCTGATCCAGAAAAATACCCCCGTAGCGATGAAGATCATCCGCTACTTCTCCATGAAGTTGAGGCAGTTCGACTCGACGATCACTCGTTTGTCGTTCCGCTCCGCGGTGGAAGAGGATCCGAATCAACTTTTTTCGATAGGAGAATATTACTTCAACCAGAAGAATACTCTGCACGCGGCCTACGCCTTCCAGAAATATCTGCAATACTTACCCAACGGTCAATTCGCGACCCAGGCTAAACTAAAACTTCAGACGGTGAATCAACCTGTCGCTCCTCCTCCGATCGATTATACGAAATTCAATCGGGCTTACGGCGATAACGAGATGATCTTCTGCGAGCACGAGCCGGGGAGAGAGCTGTACATCATCCAACATGGTAGGGTGAAGATCACCAAGATCGTGGACTCCAACGAAGTATTATTGGCCGTCTTACAAAGCGGGGACATCTTCGGGGAAATGGCCCTCCTGGATAATAAGCCTCGCTCCGCATCCGCGATCGCCTGGGGAGAAGTTCAACTTCTTGCGATCAACAAGGCCAACTTCGAAGGAATGGTTAAGGCTCAGCCTCAACTTGCAACTCGACTCATTACTCTTCTTTCCGAAAGGATTTGGACCGCTTACAAACAATTGGCGAACTTGCTGATTACCGATCCTCAAGGAAGAATCGCAGACACTCTTCTAACATTAGCCGAGAAGAATCGCGTGAAGGTCGTTCCTAAAGCCAATTATAATTTCGAGATCGGAACCAAGGACTTGATCAAAATGGTCGGTCTGACTTATCCTAAGGATGAAAATTTGGTCTTGGATCTGATTTCTAAGAACAAGTTCATCAAGCTGGACCAGGGAAAACTCTCCTGCACGGATCTGGTCGAGCTGGAAAAACTTGTCCAAGCGTTCCGTAAGAAATCCCAAATAGACGCTAAGCTTAAAAAACGGGCTT
- a CDS encoding glycerophosphodiester phosphodiesterase has translation MPTHPFSAPKPWVIAHRGDSGEYPENTLLSFRKAVEKNADWIELDITYSSDSRIVVIHDDTMDRTTDKKGEVRHLDFRTIHNADAGSWKDHKFKGEPVPDLWSVWDFVRSTRLGLNVEIKSTAYEEIPIDKPIEQELIDYAEKNSVIDRTLFSSFCWDSLVRLRELSVDAKLGILIGEETPSWQEALELGWRLNAFSLNFSIRGLDKEIVSKIQSEGFKVLAYTLNTEKELKAGIDLGLDGIFTNYPALMRSLLT, from the coding sequence ATGCCGACTCATCCATTCTCCGCCCCGAAACCTTGGGTAATCGCTCATAGGGGAGATAGCGGAGAATATCCTGAAAATACGCTTCTTTCCTTTCGAAAGGCCGTGGAGAAGAATGCAGATTGGATCGAGTTGGATATCACTTATTCTTCCGACAGCCGTATCGTAGTCATTCATGACGATACCATGGATCGTACTACGGACAAGAAAGGAGAGGTCCGGCATTTGGATTTTCGCACGATTCATAATGCGGACGCCGGTTCTTGGAAGGATCATAAATTCAAGGGCGAACCGGTTCCGGATCTTTGGTCCGTTTGGGACTTTGTTCGGTCCACTCGTTTAGGCTTGAATGTGGAGATCAAGTCCACCGCTTACGAGGAGATTCCTATAGATAAACCTATCGAACAGGAATTGATCGATTATGCCGAAAAGAATTCGGTGATCGACCGTACCCTATTCTCCTCATTTTGTTGGGATTCGTTAGTGCGTCTCAGGGAATTATCCGTGGACGCTAAGCTCGGAATTTTAATCGGAGAAGAGACTCCATCCTGGCAGGAGGCCTTGGAGCTAGGTTGGAGATTAAACGCTTTCAGTCTGAATTTTTCGATTCGCGGTTTGGATAAGGAGATTGTTTCCAAAATCCAATCGGAAGGATTTAAGGTTTTAGCATATACTCTGAACACCGAAAAAGAACTAAAGGCGGGTATCGATCTGGGGTTGGACGGGATCTTTACGAATTATCCCGCTTTGATGAGAAGTCTTCTTACTTGA
- a CDS encoding tetratricopeptide repeat protein translates to MLTLSLAPSYNVLPQGEKGSPPDSDILLRIAEEAYKDRRFYKAVESLRNFLVLYPGNSKKTRALSLLRDCFLKLDRPEKALEVSLDLYKMEPTGESGLESYLEAGRLLVKMGETDQAKEIFSSICRQSYSRAVAEKAALEFSGIDLLSDREEPSPEGESCREK, encoded by the coding sequence ATTCTTACCCTAAGCTTGGCTCCTTCTTATAATGTCCTTCCCCAAGGCGAAAAGGGGAGCCCCCCCGATTCGGACATTCTCTTGCGCATCGCCGAAGAGGCCTATAAGGATCGCCGTTTTTATAAGGCGGTCGAAAGCTTACGCAATTTTCTCGTGCTCTACCCCGGAAATTCCAAGAAAACCAGAGCGCTTTCCCTACTTCGGGACTGCTTTTTGAAATTGGACAGACCAGAAAAGGCCTTGGAGGTCAGTCTAGATCTCTACAAAATGGAACCTACGGGAGAATCCGGCTTAGAATCCTACTTGGAAGCGGGAAGGCTACTGGTCAAAATGGGAGAAACCGATCAGGCTAAGGAGATTTTTTCTTCTATCTGTAGGCAGTCTTACTCGAGAGCGGTGGCAGAAAAAGCGGCTTTGGAGTTTTCGGGAATCGATTTGCTTTCCGACCGGGAAGAACCTTCCCCCGAAGGGGAATCTTGCCGGGAAAAATAG